Sequence from the Desulfovibrio sp. X2 genome:
GGCCATCGCCTGGTATTCGGAGTCGATCATCAGGCGCTGGTCGGAGTTGTAGGTGCCCGTGGCCGCCTGTTCCGCGAGTTCCTTCATGCGGATCAGCTTCTCGTCCACGACCTGCAGCGCGCCGTCCGCCGTCTGGATCAGCGAAATGGCGTCGTTGGCGTTGCGCACGCCCTGGTTCAGCGTGGAAATATCCGCGCGCATGAGCTCGCGAATGGCCAGGCCCGCGGCGTCGTCCGCGGCCGTGTTGATGCGCAGGCCCGAGGAGAGCCTGTTCACCGAGGTGCTCAGGTTGCCGTACGCGGTGCCCAGGTTCCGGGCCGCGTTCATGGCCATCATGTTATGATTGATCACGAGAGACATTGTAGAAACCTCCTTGTCTACACCTGCCGTTCCTTGGGGTTGCTCCCGATGAAGCAACCTCGGTGCCAATTTATTATTATCCTTTTATTACTGAGTATTGAGATATAAAAGTTGGCCTTCTGGGAAGTTTTTTCCCCGCCTTTTCAGGGCCCGGAAGCCCTGTGCGTCGGGAGCTTGACCGGAAATTTCCTCCGTCCCGCCCTCCTCCGGCGGCCGGGCAGGGGGTAAACTCGGCGGGGCTGGGGACCGATAAGTACGACTGAGGGGAGGAAAATCGGGAAAGACGGGCAACCGTCGTGTGTTTATGGAGGGAACCATGAACATCACCACCATCTCGGGGCCTTCCGATCAGGCCGCATCCGGGCAGGCCTCGGCCCAGAACGTCGCCCGGAAGACAGCGCAATCGTCCGCGGACGGGACCTCGGGACTCGAGGCCTGGGCCGCGAAGAACGCATACGACCCCATGGACGACCGGGAGGCCCTGCAGGAGGCCGAGGACCGGCTGCGCACGGCGCTGCAGGCCGTGGGCGTGCGGCTGCGTTTCCACGTGGACCAGAGCACGGACAAGCTCCAGGTGGAGATCGTGGATCCCGACTCCGGCAAGACCGTGCAGAAGCTGCCGCCCGACAACCTGCTGAAGCTCGCCAAATCCCTCCAGGAGACCTCCCGGGGCCTGCTCGACAGGCTCTACTGACGCCGTCCCGGCAGAGCCGTCCGCCGCGTGCCGGACGGCAGGACAGAAAAAGGCCGCCTTCCATCCGGAAGGCGGCCTTTTCGCTTGGCGGGGGCCGCCGGGGTCAGTCGGCGGCCCCCTTTCGCGAGGCGAGTCAAGGGTCGTGTTCGTCTAGCGCTTGAGCTGGATCAGCTCGCCGAGCATGTCGTCGGTCGTGGTGATGACCTTGGAGTTGGCCTGGAAGCCGCGCTGCGTGGTGATCATCTTCACGAACTCGGTGGCCATGTCCACGTTGGACTGCTCGAGCGAGTTGGAGGCGATGCTGCCCAGGCCCGCGGTGTTCGGCCGGTTGGTGATGGCCGGGCCGGACTCGCGGGTCTCGGAGAAGAGGTTGCCGCCCTCGCGGGTGAGGCCCCAGTTGTTGTTGAAGTTGGCCAGCGTGACCACGAAGAGCTCCAGCACCTGGCCGTTGGAGTAGCGGCCGGTCATGACGCCGTCGCGGTCCACGGAGATGTTCTGCAGAAAGCCCGCGGTATAGCCGTCCTGGGACTGGAAGATGGTCGTGGAGCCCGCGGAGTACGAGGTCGTGGACAGGGCCGCGCGCTCGGTTTTGGTGAACCCGGGCAGCCCCTGGATGGTGCCGCCGCTCGCGGGCAGGCCGGAGAGGTCGGCCGCGTCGGTGATGCCGCCGGTGGTCCAGGTGGTGTCCTGGTTGCGCAGGCCGAAGTTCAGCTCCATGAGCACGTTGGACGAGCTCGACTTGGTCGCGTCCGTGAAGCTCGCCTGGTCCCGGGAGAGGAAGTTGGCGTCGATCATGGGGTAGCCGTTCTGCGAGAAGGAGTTCGGCACGCGCCAGTTGGAGAGGTCCTTCAGGTTCGTGGGGTTGGGCATGGCGCCGGACTGCAGCTCGAAGGTGCTCATGTTCTCGAGCTCGCCCGCGGCGTTGAAGGTCAGGGTGCCGGTGGCCAGCAGGCCCGCGGCCGAGGTGTTCTGGAGCTGGGTCACGTTGCCCGCGCCGTCGGAGAAGAAGCGTCCGTCCTCGGTGGGGTCGCAGGTGACGATGTACTCCCAGACCTTGCGGCCGCCGGAGTTGCTCACCGTGACCGGGTCGAAGTAGACCGAAAGGTTGTGCGAGGAGCCGTTCTCGTCATAGACCTTGAGAGTGGTCTGGTAGGCGAACTGCGTCTGGCCGATGGCCGTGTCCTGCGTGGCGTCCCAGCGCTTGAACATGGCGAAGAACGGGTCCGTGGCGTCGTTGGAGTGGCTGGTCTCGCCGGAGTCCAGGTTGGTGATGATGCTCAGCGAGCTGGTCTCGCGCGGGGCGGACTGGAAGTTCTCCAGGCGGATGTCCGTGGGTACGCCCTTGATGCGCGTGGTGGCGGTGGTGGCCGAGGAGGTGGTCGAGGTCGCCGCCGTGGTCCGGGTGTCGTCCACGGCCCAGCCCTGCAGCACGTAGCCGTGCGGGTCCACGAGGTAGCCGTCCTTGTCGAAGCGGAAGTTGCCGGCGCGGGAGTAGTAGGTCTGCTCCTGGTTCTTGACCTTGAGCAGGAAGAAGCCCGTGCCGCCGATGGCCAGGTCCGTGGACTCGTTGGTGGTCTCGAAGGAGCCCTGGCTGAAGTCCGAGTAGACCGCGCCGATCTTCACGCCGCGGCCGACCTGGCCCACGCCCTGGGCGGTGGAGACGTTCTGGCTGATGGCGTCCTCGAAGTACATGCGCGACGCCTTGAAGCCGACCGTGTTGACGTTGGCGAGGTTGTTGCCGATGACCGACATGTCCTCGCCGTTCGCCGACAGACCGGTGATGCCGGAGAAAAGGGATGCTGAAAGACCCATGGTGACCCTCCTTGACTCGTATGCCTAGATATTTTCCGTCTTGGTTTCGTATCTGTCCGGGAGATCAGCTTCCGCTCGTGCTTGAACCGCTGTCGTTCGTACCCGAATCGTTGCTGCTGCCGGAGCTTGAATCGTTGCCGCTCGAGGTCGAGCCGCTGCTCGCCGTGGTGGTCGAGGGGTTCGCGACCTCCTTGACGTCCGTGAACTTGACCGTGCGGCCGTCCATGAGGCGCAGGTAGTTCGTGCCGTTGTCCGTGGACACGCCGCCCACGGTGCCAGTGACCTGGGTGTCCACCAGGACCGGCTCGCCTTCCGAGCCGGTGGCCGCGATGGACAGGCCGTACACGCCGTCCGCCATGTCGTTGCCCTGCCAGTCCTTGCCGTCCCAGGTGAAGGAGTAGGTGCCGGCCTGCATGGCGCCGCCGTGGATGGTGTCAATGACGTTGCCGTCCTTGTCCGTGATGTTCACGTAGACGTCGGAGACCGGGGAATCGATGGTGTAGTAGGCCGTGCTGATCGTGCCGTTCAGCTTGCTCAGCGTGTTGCCGTCGGCCAGGACGTTCTTGCCGATGAAGCCGACCGCGGAGAGGACCTCCTGGCGGCTCGAGGCGTCGATCATCTTGCCGATGCCGTCGTTGATCTGCGTCAGCTGCTCGAGCTGCGAGAAGCTGGCCAGCTGGCTCGTGAACTCCTTGTCCTCCATGGGGTTCAAGGGATCCTGGTGGCCGAGCTGGGCGCACAGGAGCGTCAGGAAGGCGTCGCGGTCGAGATCCTTCTTGACCGAGGTCGTGCCGTCGGGATTGAAGGTCGTCTCGGCCTGGCCGATGCCCTGGTAGGCGTATGTCGAAGTTGCCGTGGTCATGGTCGTGTGCTCCGATCTGTCGTCAGAAAATCGTTCAGGCCACCAGGTGCAGGCCGCGCTGGGCCATCATGCGCTGCATGTCGGCCGCGTCGTTCCCGGTCATGTCGGCCACGCCGGTCACGCCCTGGAGGTTGCGCATCCTGGTGCGCAGGTCGGCCAGGTACTGGCGCTCCTGCTCGCTGTTGTGCTGCTCGGTGCCGTTCCACTGCTGTCCGTTCATGGAGGCGTCGGACAGGCCGGTGCGGACCTCGAGCTGGGTGACCTTGAGGCCCTGCTGCTGCAGGGTGTCGCGCACCTGGGAGAGCTGCTCGTGCAGCGCGGCGGTCACGTCCTGGTGCTCGGTGCGGATGAGCGCCCGCACTTCCTTGCCCTGCACCTGCAGCGTCACGTGCACCTGGCCGAGCTCCTCGGGCTCGAGCTGCAGGGTGAGCTGGCGCCCGCCGTTCTGCAGGGTCTTCATCATGCCCTTCTGGACCTGGTCGAAGACCTGCTGGGAGTCGGTGGTGTAGCGCGCTGCCTGCGTGCCGGCCTGGGGTACGTTCGCCAGGGGCTGCTGGGTGGTGGACGTCGTGGTGGCTGCGGTGTGCCCCATGGCCTGGCCCATCTCGGAGCCGCGGTTCTCCACGCGCTCCCAGAAGGACTTCCAGCCGAAGGGGTCGTCCTTGCCCGACTTGCCGTCGCGGCCCTGCTTGGCGAAGGCGTCGTCCTGGCCCGAAGAGTTCTTGTCCTGCGCGGCCTTGGCCTGGGCCAGCAGCGCGTCGGCCTTCCCGGCGCCCGCGTCCTTGGCGTCCTTGCCGCTCTGGGCGTTCTGGGCATCCAGGAAATGCTTCAGGTCCTTGGCGTCCTGGGAATTCGGGGCGTCGGCGGCCGTGGCGGCGTCCTTGCCCAGCAGGCGGTCGGCCTCGCCGGCGATGTTGGACGCCTGGATGACCTTGGCGCGGTCGGTGTCGCCGCCGCTGCCGGTCATGCGGTCCTTGGCCTGGGCCATGGTGTCCGCGATCTGCTGCTGCAGTTCCTGGGCCGCCTGCTGCATGTCCTTCAGCTTCTGGGCGCCCTGCTGCTGGAGCATGGCCAGGGCGTTCTTGATCTCCGAGGAATCGAAGCTCTCGCGCTGGCCGTTCGCGTCCGAAAGGAGCTGGGTGATCTGCTTCTGCAGCTGCGGGGTGCCGCCCATGGCCTGGGCCAGGGCCTTCAGGCCGTCGGGGGAGACGTCGAGGGGCTGCCCCTTGGGCAGGGAATCTATCTTTCTCTGCACCATGGAGAGGACGTCCATGGCCTTGCCCTTCTTCAGATCCTTGATCATGTCCCCGGATTCGTCCGGAGTGAAACCGACCTGCTGGAAGAAGGTGTCGATGTCCTGCACCTGGGCGGTGCTGAGCTGGGTCGCGGCCTGGGCCTGGGCCAGCTCGCTCGACTTGGTCATGAGATAGGAGACCAGCTGTCCCCAGGTCAGGCCGCCCTTGCTGGTGACGCGGTCTTCCAGGTCCTTGATCTCGCTCTTGGAGAGGCCGTACTTCTGCAGTCCGGCCTTGATGCCCGCGAAGTCGACCGTCGTGACCTTGATAGACTGGGGATCGGCGTCGGTGTTCTTTATCCGGCTGAAGGCCTTGGCGTTGGTGGCGCCCTCGGTGCCCTTGGCCGTCTGCTGCGCGGCGTCCTGGGCCGCGGAGGCGGTCTCCTCGGTCTTGCCCGAGGCCTGCGAGATCAGCTGCCTGAAGCCCTCGCGCGCGCTCTTGGTGTTGTTGCTCAGGATGGAAGCGAAGGACGACGCCGTTTTCTGTGCGTTGGCGGACCCCATGCCGAAGAAGGTGTCGGCCTTGGAGGTGTCTGTCACGGGAATAAATTGCATCGTCGGGCTCCTTTGCGGCGAGAAGAATCAAAACCCGTTCCAGAATTTTCGAGTAAGTTATTTCAGCATGTTGCAAATGCATGCTGAATGGACATGGGCACTTTTTTCCGCCTCGGCAGGGAAAATCCGGCGAAGAGCCGGGCGGCCGGGGGGCGGGCCGCGGAATGGAGAAAAGGGGACGGGAGAGGGGGGAGTCCGGATCAGCGCAGCAAACCGAGGCAGGCCTCGGCCGCGGCCAGGGCCTCGCGGCGGACGGGCAGGGCGAAGTCGCCGTTGGCCAGGAAGAGCTGCAGCCAGCTGGCGAGGGGGCGGAAGAAGGGCGGGGCCGAGCGCCAGAAGTCCTCGGGCATGGCCCCGGAAAGCCCCTTGGCCAGGCCGCGCACGAAGGGCGGCAGGCTCCGACCCAGGGCGGCGGACAGGGGCGGGTGGAAGCGCGCCAGCCCGGCGGCCGCGTCCACGGCCATGGCCTCGTCCCACAGGCCGAAGCGCCAGCCGAAGAAGGCCTGCCAGAAGCGGCCCGCCGCGTCGCGCGCCGAGGGCGCGAGCGAGGCAGCCTCGGCGTACGGGAGAAGGTCGTACAGCCCGGTCTCGGGGCTCTTGCCCGTGGCCGCAAGCTCCATGCCGGGCAGGCGCACCTCGCCCGGGGCGCCCCGGGTGACCAGGCGCTCGGCCAGCAGGGCCGTGCGACGGGCATTGAAGTGGTCGTGGCAGCACAGGGCGGGCCGGTCGCACTGCCAGCAGCCGCGGCAGGAGATGGCGGCGCGCAGCACGTGGTGGCCCGCCTGATAGGGCCCGGTCTCCCACGGATTGACGTTGCCGAGCGAGAGGTTGAGCGTGCGAAGTCCGCTCCAGGCGGCAAGGTGCATGGGGCCGGTGTCCGGGGTGAGGAACAGGGCCATGGACTGCCCCACGGCCACGAATTCCGTCAGCGACAGGCGGCCCGAGAGGTCGAGCAGCCGCTCGCCCGCGCCCCTGGCCACCGCGGCGGCGATCTCAGTCTCGCCCGGGCCGCCGAAGAGCACGGGGCGAAGCCCGCGGCGCAGGCACTCGCGCGCGAGAGCAGCGAGGAAGTCCGGGGAGGGCCGCTTGGCCGCATCCGAGGCGCCCACGAAGATGCCCACCGAGCGCTCGGCCGGGGGCAGGCGGCGGGGCGGGTCGAAGCGGGTGGCCGCGATGTGGGCCAGGGGCACGCAGTCCAGGGCGTTCAGCTCCGCCCAGTGGAAGCGGTTGTGCCGGTTGCAGCCGGTGAGGCTCGCCCGGTAGAGCTGCCAGGCGCCGTTTATGCGCCGCACGCCCCCCGCGTCGTCGTGGGGGCCTATGACCTCGTCGGCGCGCAGGCGGCCCGCCAGGGCCGCGGCCTCCGGGCGGTGGCTCAGGTTCAGGACCAGGGAATATCCGCGCGTGGCCAGCCGCTCGGCCGCTGTCCAGGGGAAGTACACGGCCTCGGGGCTCACCGGGTACATGCCGGAGAAGAAGCGCTCCTCGCCCACGACCCAGATCTCGCGTCCGGGGTGGAGGCGCCTAAGCCACAACAGCAGGGGGAAGGTCAGGACCAGGTCCCCCATGCGCTGCATCTGCAGGACGAGGATGGGCTTGTCCACGGACTACACCGCCCGGCCGAAGAGCTCCCGCATGGCCGTGAAGAGCTGGGTCACGCGCAGGTCGTAGGTGTGGTCGCGCAGGATGCGCTCGCGCGCCGCCGCGACGATGCGCTCGCGCTCGGCGGGATGGGCGAGGTAGTGGCGCACCATGTCCTCGGCCTCGCCGGGCTCGGCGTAGCAGGCTACCTCGCGGCCGGGCGCGAACAGCTCCTCCATCTGCTCGCGGTGGTCCGTGACCAGGAAGGCGCCGCAGGCGGGCACGTCGAAGACGCGCTGGTTGACCGCGCCCTTCATCTGCTTGCTCGTGCAGTTGAAGTTGACCTCGGAGCACGGATAGAAGCCCGGCAGGTCGTCGTAGTAGGAGACCTCGTGGTGCCAGCGCCAGGCGTCGCCCTCGCCGGGCAAAAGGCGCTTCCAGGCCGCGTCGCCCACGATGAGCGGGGAGAAGGGCAGGGTGGCGCGCACGCAGGAGAGCCTGTACTGCCGGGTGGCCTCCCAGGTGATCAGCGCCTCGAAGGCCAGGCGGCGCTCCACGGTGTCCATTTCCTTAAGGAAGGGCAGGAGCTCGGCATGGCGTGCCGCCAGGTAGGCGGCCACGGAGCGCTCGTCGCTCTCCTTGAAGCCCGCGGCGATCTCCTCGAACCGCCCGGCCAGCTCGGGCGGCGGGGCCGCGGCCTCCAGCCGCTTCTCGACCTTGGTGACCATGGAGTTGCCCACGAAGGAGACGCGGCTCTTCCACTCCGGGCGGCCCGGGCGTCCCGGCCGGAAGCGGTGCGCGTCCGTGGCCAGGGGCAGGTAGCGCACGGTCTCGAAGCCGAGTTCGCGCAGGGAGGCGATGTTGTCCGCGTCCCAGGTGAAGATGGCCGTGTAGGGCGAGTTCAGCCGCTCGTAGACGTAGAGAATGAGGTGGGGGTTGTCCACGAACCAGGAGGCCAGGGGCAGCTCCAGGCGGGACAGGAGGTCCACCAGGATGCCTTCGCGGTCCACGCCCAGGTGGTTCACGGTGAAGACGAAGTCGGGCCTGAACTCGAGCACGGCGTGCAGGAGGTCCTGCACGAACTCGGCCCGGCCGACCTCCTTGGCGCCCATGTCGATGAGGCGGCAGGGCGCGCCCAGCCGCTCGCAGGCGGCCACGATCTCGCCCATGAGGAAGTATCTGCTGGTCACGAGCAGCACGCGCGGCGGCCACTCGCGGAACTTCTCGTAGCGGGCCCTGGCCCAGAAGTCGAAGCTCCTGCTCGCGCTCAGGGCCTCGCGCACGCTGCCGTAGTAGTCGCGGTCCAGGCGCGCGTACACCGGGTGCAGGATGGGCGCGAAGGGGCGGCCGCCGAGCGACATCTGCCAGCGCGTGAGCGCCACGAGCACGCCCCCCTCGCCCTGGGGATCGTCCCCGATCTCCTCCATATCCAGCCAGAGCACGCGCTTCGCATCCTCCGCGGAGAGGGCGGCGCGCGCGCCTCCCGCCTCCTGCACGGCCTTCTCCTTGTCCACCACGGCCACCGGGCCGTCCCATTCGCGCAGGAGCAGGGCCAGGCCGTGGCCGAGCCCGGCGCCGAGCAGCACGGGCAGGCCCGAGGGCGCGGCCAGGAACTCGCGCACGGCGCGCAGCTCGGTCTCCTCGCC
This genomic interval carries:
- a CDS encoding flagellar protein FlaG codes for the protein MNITTISGPSDQAASGQASAQNVARKTAQSSADGTSGLEAWAAKNAYDPMDDREALQEAEDRLRTALQAVGVRLRFHVDQSTDKLQVEIVDPDSGKTVQKLPPDNLLKLAKSLQETSRGLLDRLY
- a CDS encoding flagellar hook protein FlgE: MGLSASLFSGITGLSANGEDMSVIGNNLANVNTVGFKASRMYFEDAISQNVSTAQGVGQVGRGVKIGAVYSDFSQGSFETTNESTDLAIGGTGFFLLKVKNQEQTYYSRAGNFRFDKDGYLVDPHGYVLQGWAVDDTRTTAATSTTSSATTATTRIKGVPTDIRLENFQSAPRETSSLSIITNLDSGETSHSNDATDPFFAMFKRWDATQDTAIGQTQFAYQTTLKVYDENGSSHNLSVYFDPVTVSNSGGRKVWEYIVTCDPTEDGRFFSDGAGNVTQLQNTSAAGLLATGTLTFNAAGELENMSTFELQSGAMPNPTNLKDLSNWRVPNSFSQNGYPMIDANFLSRDQASFTDATKSSSSNVLMELNFGLRNQDTTWTTGGITDAADLSGLPASGGTIQGLPGFTKTERAALSTTSYSAGSTTIFQSQDGYTAGFLQNISVDRDGVMTGRYSNGQVLELFVVTLANFNNNWGLTREGGNLFSETRESGPAITNRPNTAGLGSIASNSLEQSNVDMATEFVKMITTQRGFQANSKVITTTDDMLGELIQLKR
- a CDS encoding flagellar hook assembly protein FlgD, yielding MTTATSTYAYQGIGQAETTFNPDGTTSVKKDLDRDAFLTLLCAQLGHQDPLNPMEDKEFTSQLASFSQLEQLTQINDGIGKMIDASSRQEVLSAVGFIGKNVLADGNTLSKLNGTISTAYYTIDSPVSDVYVNITDKDGNVIDTIHGGAMQAGTYSFTWDGKDWQGNDMADGVYGLSIAATGSEGEPVLVDTQVTGTVGGVSTDNGTNYLRLMDGRTVKFTDVKEVANPSTTTASSGSTSSGNDSSSGSSNDSGTNDSGSSTSGS
- a CDS encoding flagellar hook-length control protein FliK, producing MQFIPVTDTSKADTFFGMGSANAQKTASSFASILSNNTKSAREGFRQLISQASGKTEETASAAQDAAQQTAKGTEGATNAKAFSRIKNTDADPQSIKVTTVDFAGIKAGLQKYGLSKSEIKDLEDRVTSKGGLTWGQLVSYLMTKSSELAQAQAATQLSTAQVQDIDTFFQQVGFTPDESGDMIKDLKKGKAMDVLSMVQRKIDSLPKGQPLDVSPDGLKALAQAMGGTPQLQKQITQLLSDANGQRESFDSSEIKNALAMLQQQGAQKLKDMQQAAQELQQQIADTMAQAKDRMTGSGGDTDRAKVIQASNIAGEADRLLGKDAATAADAPNSQDAKDLKHFLDAQNAQSGKDAKDAGAGKADALLAQAKAAQDKNSSGQDDAFAKQGRDGKSGKDDPFGWKSFWERVENRGSEMGQAMGHTAATTTSTTQQPLANVPQAGTQAARYTTDSQQVFDQVQKGMMKTLQNGGRQLTLQLEPEELGQVHVTLQVQGKEVRALIRTEHQDVTAALHEQLSQVRDTLQQQGLKVTQLEVRTGLSDASMNGQQWNGTEQHNSEQERQYLADLRTRMRNLQGVTGVADMTGNDAADMQRMMAQRGLHLVA
- a CDS encoding glycosyltransferase family 9 protein; protein product: MDKPILVLQMQRMGDLVLTFPLLLWLRRLHPGREIWVVGEERFFSGMYPVSPEAVYFPWTAAERLATRGYSLVLNLSHRPEAAALAGRLRADEVIGPHDDAGGVRRINGAWQLYRASLTGCNRHNRFHWAELNALDCVPLAHIAATRFDPPRRLPPAERSVGIFVGASDAAKRPSPDFLAALARECLRRGLRPVLFGGPGETEIAAAVARGAGERLLDLSGRLSLTEFVAVGQSMALFLTPDTGPMHLAAWSGLRTLNLSLGNVNPWETGPYQAGHHVLRAAISCRGCWQCDRPALCCHDHFNARRTALLAERLVTRGAPGEVRLPGMELAATGKSPETGLYDLLPYAEAASLAPSARDAAGRFWQAFFGWRFGLWDEAMAVDAAAGLARFHPPLSAALGRSLPPFVRGLAKGLSGAMPEDFWRSAPPFFRPLASWLQLFLANGDFALPVRREALAAAEACLGLLR
- a CDS encoding glycosyltransferase, which gives rise to MADAPKHSPRNFPDDAARRPSALSYTVEPVVEDGRLTDLRLLVAAAGSAKAWHLLGRGGEETELRAVREFLAAPSGLPVLLGAGLGHGLALLLREWDGPVAVVDKEKAVQEAGGARAALSAEDAKRVLWLDMEEIGDDPQGEGGVLVALTRWQMSLGGRPFAPILHPVYARLDRDYYGSVREALSASRSFDFWARARYEKFREWPPRVLLVTSRYFLMGEIVAACERLGAPCRLIDMGAKEVGRAEFVQDLLHAVLEFRPDFVFTVNHLGVDREGILVDLLSRLELPLASWFVDNPHLILYVYERLNSPYTAIFTWDADNIASLRELGFETVRYLPLATDAHRFRPGRPGRPEWKSRVSFVGNSMVTKVEKRLEAAAPPPELAGRFEEIAAGFKESDERSVAAYLAARHAELLPFLKEMDTVERRLAFEALITWEATRQYRLSCVRATLPFSPLIVGDAAWKRLLPGEGDAWRWHHEVSYYDDLPGFYPCSEVNFNCTSKQMKGAVNQRVFDVPACGAFLVTDHREQMEELFAPGREVACYAEPGEAEDMVRHYLAHPAERERIVAAARERILRDHTYDLRVTQLFTAMRELFGRAV